A genomic window from Vitis riparia cultivar Riparia Gloire de Montpellier isolate 1030 chromosome 18, EGFV_Vit.rip_1.0, whole genome shotgun sequence includes:
- the LOC117905650 gene encoding disease resistance protein RPS4-like, giving the protein MVDMENLKELLLDGTSIEGLPSSIDRLKGLILLNLRKCQNLKLLENIAFSIVFPGSGIPEWIWHQNVGSFIKIELPTDWYNDDFLGFVLCSILEHLPERIICRLNSDVFYYGDLKDFGHDFHWKGDILGSEHVWLGYQPCSQLRLFQFNDPNDWNYIEISFEAAHRFNSSASNVVKKCGVCLIYAEDLEGIHPQNRKQLKSRGCNVVERSSDRDGLHGSGMDSSSSGSSQGPSNSPTLKLKRKRPQE; this is encoded by the exons ATGGTGGATATGGAAAACTTGAAAGAGCTTCTTTTAGATGGAACATCTATAGAAGGGCTACCCTCATCAATTGACCGTCTAAAAGGCCTCATTTTATTGAATCTGAGGAAATGCCAAAACCTT AAATTGCTTGAAAATATTGCATTTAGTATTGTTTTTCCTGGCAGTGGAATTCCCGAGTGGATCTGGCATCAGAATGTGGGATCGTTTATAAAAATAGAGCTGCCTACAGATTGGTACAATGATGACTTCTTAGGATTTGTTCTCTGCTCTATTCTTGAACATCTCCCTGAGAGAATTATATGTCGATTGAATTCTGATGTTTTTTATTATGGAGACTTGAAAGACTTTGGTCATGATTTCCATTGGAAAGGAGACATTCTTGGGTCAGAACACGTCTGGCTGGGTTATCAACCATGTTCCCAGTTGAGGTTGTTTCAATTCAATGACCCCAATGACTGGAATTACATTGAGATTTCTTTTGAAGCAGCCCACAGATTCAACTCAAGTGCATCCAATGTGGTGAAGAAGTGTGGGGTATGTCTTATATATGCAGAAGATCTTGAAGGAATCCATCcacaaaatagaaaacaacttaAGAGTAGGGGATGTAATGTAGTCGAGAGAAGCAGTGACAGAGATGGACTCCATGGAAGTGGAATGGACTCTAGTTCTAGTGGTAGCAGTCAGGGGCCCTCTAACAGTCCCACGCTCAAGCTCAAGCGCAAACGCCCTCAAGAATGA